From one Lycium ferocissimum isolate CSIRO_LF1 chromosome 7, AGI_CSIRO_Lferr_CH_V1, whole genome shotgun sequence genomic stretch:
- the LOC132061832 gene encoding uncharacterized protein LOC132061832 isoform X2, with protein sequence MDHSRVQQQRISSGLTRYRSAPSSYFSSLLSNTPVGGGGCGYARDDFSPLQNTRGSTSSDIGQVFARFVASIGNQDSNSGTNQQIQDNPTSNMNVTSDFIVPKQEDIQQNKRLMRHRSSDYSLVAQMNYQNQTQQQSQQFISPVKKEPETLQQLQQQSTVNYQSQAQQIDKSRVASSSAMDNSFVFTSSVNSARLTPGSGGGANLNLTRYNSSPAGFFDTINIGNGSYGTGTSAATETSLSTPRSFKTQVGFSSGKPPASPGLMAPISEIGDKVLEGNGTGNEHKNDESCITDFPMPSWEDSHILSDDFLKTEDIEIEPFSDVNTSHNQNSEGLSRPPIPPLSHHLSLPTSTMEKLLQDSTPLNVRAKRGCATHPRSIAERVRRTRISERMRKLQELVPNMDKQTHTADMLDFAVDYIKELEAQVKILAERRAKCTCIHK encoded by the exons ATGGATCATAGTCGTGTTCAGCAGCAACGAATTAGTTCAGGGTTAACTAGGTATCGATCTGCACCAAGTTCATATTTCTCTAGCCTATTAAGTAATACTcctgttggtggtggtggttgtggtTATGCAAGAGATGATTTTTCTCCCTTGCAAAATACTCGTGGTTCAACAAGTAGTGATATAGGGCAAGTTTTCGCTAGATTTGTCGCCAGTATTGGTAACCAGGACTCGAACTCGGGTACAAATCAACAAATTCAGGACAACCCCACGAGTAATATGAACGTGACATCGGATTTTATTGTTCCAAAACAAGAGGATATACAGCAGAACAAGCGCTTAATGCGACATAGGAGTAGCGATTACTCTTTGGTTGCACaaatgaattatcaaaaccaAACTCAACAACAGAGCCAACAGTTTATTTCACCTGTGAAAAAGGAACCAGAGACTCTGCAACAATTGCAACAGCAAAGTACTGTGAATTACCAAAGCCAAGCTCAACAAATTGACAAGTCGAGGGTGGCCAGTTCATCGGCCATGGATAATTCATTTGTATTTACGAGTTCTGTGAATTCGGCTCGTTTGACACCTGGTAGTGGTGGTGGTGCTAATTTGAATCTTACTCGTTATAATAGTTCGCCTGCTGGATTCTTTGACACAATCAATATCGGGAATG GGAGTTATGGAACTGGTACTAGTGCTGCTACAGAAACTTCATTATCGACTCCGAGAAGTTTCAAGACTCAAGTGGGATTCTCATCAGGGAAACCTCCTGCTTCTCCCGGGCTAATGGCTCCAATCTCTGAAATTGGAGATAAAGTCTTGGAAGGAAACGGTACGGGCAATGAACATAAAAATGATGAGAGTTGCATTACAGATTTTCCCATGCCTTCTTGGGAAGATTCACACATTTTGTCCGACGATTTCCTCAAAACCGAAGACATTGAGATTGAGCCATTCTCTGATGTAAATACATCCCATAATCag AATAGTGAAGGTCTGTCTCGTCCGCCAATTCCTCCTCTATCTCATCATTTGAGTTTGCCCACAAGTACCATGGAGAAGCTCTTGCAAGATTCAACACCCTTAAATGTCAGAGCAAAGAGAGGTTGTGCCACTCACCCTCGTAGCATTGCAGAAAGG GTGAGAAGAACACGAATAAGTGAAAGAATGAGGAAGCTGCAAGAGCTTGTTCCCAACATGGACAAG CAAACGCACACAGCAGATATGTTGGATTTTGCAGTTGATTACATTAAAGAGCTGGAGGCACAAGTCAAG ATACTGGCAGAAAGGCGGGCCAAGTGTACGTGCATACATAAGTAA
- the LOC132061832 gene encoding transcription factor RHD6-like isoform X1: MDHSRVQQQRISSGLTRYRSAPSSYFSSLLSNTPVGGGGCGYARDDFSPLQNTRGSTSSDIGQVFARFVASIGNQDSNSGTNQQIQDNPTSNMNVTSDFIVPKQEDIQQNKRLMRHRSSDYSLVAQMNYQNQTQQQSQQFISPVKKEPETLQQLQQQSTVNYQSQAQQIDKSRVASSSAMDNSFVFTSSVNSARLTPGSGGGANLNLTRYNSSPAGFFDTINIGNEYGPMRGIGSYGTGTSAATETSLSTPRSFKTQVGFSSGKPPASPGLMAPISEIGDKVLEGNGTGNEHKNDESCITDFPMPSWEDSHILSDDFLKTEDIEIEPFSDVNTSHNQNSEGLSRPPIPPLSHHLSLPTSTMEKLLQDSTPLNVRAKRGCATHPRSIAERVRRTRISERMRKLQELVPNMDKQTHTADMLDFAVDYIKELEAQVKILAERRAKCTCIHK; encoded by the exons ATGGATCATAGTCGTGTTCAGCAGCAACGAATTAGTTCAGGGTTAACTAGGTATCGATCTGCACCAAGTTCATATTTCTCTAGCCTATTAAGTAATACTcctgttggtggtggtggttgtggtTATGCAAGAGATGATTTTTCTCCCTTGCAAAATACTCGTGGTTCAACAAGTAGTGATATAGGGCAAGTTTTCGCTAGATTTGTCGCCAGTATTGGTAACCAGGACTCGAACTCGGGTACAAATCAACAAATTCAGGACAACCCCACGAGTAATATGAACGTGACATCGGATTTTATTGTTCCAAAACAAGAGGATATACAGCAGAACAAGCGCTTAATGCGACATAGGAGTAGCGATTACTCTTTGGTTGCACaaatgaattatcaaaaccaAACTCAACAACAGAGCCAACAGTTTATTTCACCTGTGAAAAAGGAACCAGAGACTCTGCAACAATTGCAACAGCAAAGTACTGTGAATTACCAAAGCCAAGCTCAACAAATTGACAAGTCGAGGGTGGCCAGTTCATCGGCCATGGATAATTCATTTGTATTTACGAGTTCTGTGAATTCGGCTCGTTTGACACCTGGTAGTGGTGGTGGTGCTAATTTGAATCTTACTCGTTATAATAGTTCGCCTGCTGGATTCTTTGACACAATCAATATCGGGAATG AATATGGTCCTATGCGAGGCATAGGGAGTTATGGAACTGGTACTAGTGCTGCTACAGAAACTTCATTATCGACTCCGAGAAGTTTCAAGACTCAAGTGGGATTCTCATCAGGGAAACCTCCTGCTTCTCCCGGGCTAATGGCTCCAATCTCTGAAATTGGAGATAAAGTCTTGGAAGGAAACGGTACGGGCAATGAACATAAAAATGATGAGAGTTGCATTACAGATTTTCCCATGCCTTCTTGGGAAGATTCACACATTTTGTCCGACGATTTCCTCAAAACCGAAGACATTGAGATTGAGCCATTCTCTGATGTAAATACATCCCATAATCag AATAGTGAAGGTCTGTCTCGTCCGCCAATTCCTCCTCTATCTCATCATTTGAGTTTGCCCACAAGTACCATGGAGAAGCTCTTGCAAGATTCAACACCCTTAAATGTCAGAGCAAAGAGAGGTTGTGCCACTCACCCTCGTAGCATTGCAGAAAGG GTGAGAAGAACACGAATAAGTGAAAGAATGAGGAAGCTGCAAGAGCTTGTTCCCAACATGGACAAG CAAACGCACACAGCAGATATGTTGGATTTTGCAGTTGATTACATTAAAGAGCTGGAGGCACAAGTCAAG ATACTGGCAGAAAGGCGGGCCAAGTGTACGTGCATACATAAGTAA